The Streptomyces sp. NBC_01275 genome has a segment encoding these proteins:
- a CDS encoding caspase family protein has product MEDDGRIALLIGVGENPGAEHRLPSLAATVDADLRVLSASLRGSGYVVETLSNPTRNEITERISELSGNVPAGSTLLLYFTGHGVRIGTTDYLVPADARAPADADADADADAHADADAEDGDPAAGWEQPHVRESLLEADISRYLANCSAGTVLWLIDACRRAESEEGGGFGSNVVKGPPHSGFAMITGCGPGERSGFAETGSFFTSSLARAFDPLTEATTVEQVYEATKRETHALALRAPAGPQRVVIHYGTDLAEATRSLEVARGRRLLEAWQDAVRTPALWERVPEADTEAVAPLQDCLSALAAQAARHVHLAQERLPDPWADDEYPVRLLTDRLPLLLPKGAELSALEVTALIAGVLLHEAAWADRLSQAAEFRPYRVRRDDQAGEQRRHYEQITEHYPQITEKLTDWYRWATHPTDDRHAVVLWLVHRWIEERFATDEEAVPAALADGFVARLLDVAPPAAGERLGGRAGTLSAALRAVAAGLVLGAPPDDQRLPPDRHVVRRTPWRLRVRPLAALLRLAGLLAFDARCLPEVLAEHLAVSDPVVPREVVTVLRDAFWDLDQDGDTPSYLHLDAVCPHPAIHAALASVVEDADDLGYTLRESARHLPQVEAALLRGLPSRLSDHRLRPDGERGRSAYDVPLARFSLAQTEIRRLLMGEKLYDGEPELALRELYQNAMDACRYREMRVRYLRGLGKEPAQWAGRIRIEVGEDASGRYVECVDNGVGMTVDQLKNTFTRAGRRFDQSHSFRREQAAWLRHDRALRLYPNSRFGIGVFSYFMLADEMTIVTRPVGTDGRPAERALRVEIPVSGSLFRVREDDGRDGAALPEGGTRVRLHLRRAGALGEDSAVSVLRSLVLLSEFRLEVRGEDGAEEVWLPGRLKSGEGPRAVSAESAHEAVPGTLWWVGGDGAIVCDGIATDQRTFGYVLNLSGAHAGELSVNRKKLESYDVRWARRQFRQGAHVLPAEARLSLAWLWDMESREPSIARILWKAWRGRGVLASDGHGRTANLDEVGWFKLDASLNSRTGRREQETLTDMVRPWRSAALGPEYRTRKEAAPLSLAGHPVPQPGWSDIAAKVDGDWRTAVLVAHEQKTTVAEVLRAARGLRIVHPRLAAPAVHGGGDLDWKPDFTDWCVATGLLGSEPDPLDGLAITVWGQRLPKRRAADEIYYRHAPEDLSGIARASAKYRTPLGELAEACARYAPFVERPLPPAPDRHRDHVCTGEELRLLYLQEDKQRWRPAVHPWDVPVVAAATGLDAGEVRRRMADFAWLGRPVPDAVLTARWDAVPAEVLPFLRHYVVHGADGRPVLPWAAAVELAGEWGISVGEAERVLAREAKSVGLVHRRRYTKRSAARDLVPSPETGQLVRWLHDADIRLEGGVSLRDLAFVRSHQTSWEELSWFAEELRDAGVDLPDAAGLLRAWDDLPMPSRYAFSGEDPSWDGADYPVPATSAVLFTGSQRLRQKLSVLWDTARREARNLGLSADLVAPRPPKELRKYSPSWEETAALIDQGPHEEVDYEWFETPHWVPLTARRLVDYARARHVGVGAAYRTLAPLRAVGALVPELSGEAVAALPDDVPTLHDAVAVDPAHRVSPPGSPLLPLDLVGIAGRLGESVRHTWQRRVTPYLALEGIPPSITGVPDVVPGWQDLAILSERLDGRLPALTGPVRQDRIEHCARAVGEPPEWVRLRLELYADMFALRFEPSP; this is encoded by the coding sequence ATGGAAGACGACGGACGCATAGCCCTGCTCATAGGCGTGGGCGAAAACCCGGGGGCGGAGCACCGTCTCCCCTCCCTGGCGGCGACGGTGGACGCGGATCTGCGTGTCCTGAGCGCCTCCCTGCGGGGCAGCGGCTACGTGGTCGAGACCTTGTCGAATCCCACCCGGAACGAGATCACCGAGCGCATCTCCGAGCTGTCCGGGAACGTGCCGGCCGGCAGCACGCTGCTCCTCTACTTCACCGGGCACGGCGTCCGGATCGGCACCACCGACTACTTGGTGCCCGCCGACGCCCGCGCCCCCGCCGACGCCGACGCCGACGCCGACGCCGATGCCCACGCCGACGCCGACGCCGAGGACGGCGACCCCGCGGCCGGGTGGGAGCAGCCCCACGTACGGGAGTCGCTCCTCGAAGCCGACATCAGCCGGTATCTCGCCAACTGCTCGGCCGGCACCGTGCTGTGGTTGATCGACGCCTGTCGTCGGGCGGAGAGCGAAGAAGGCGGCGGATTCGGCAGCAACGTCGTCAAGGGGCCCCCGCACAGCGGCTTCGCCATGATCACGGGCTGTGGCCCGGGTGAGCGCAGCGGCTTCGCGGAGACGGGCAGTTTCTTCACGTCGTCGCTCGCGCGGGCCTTCGACCCGTTGACGGAGGCCACGACGGTGGAGCAGGTGTACGAGGCGACCAAGCGGGAGACCCACGCGCTCGCGCTCCGCGCGCCGGCCGGGCCACAGAGGGTCGTGATCCACTACGGGACCGATCTGGCGGAGGCGACCAGGTCCCTGGAGGTCGCCCGGGGCAGACGTCTGCTGGAAGCCTGGCAGGACGCCGTGCGCACACCGGCGCTGTGGGAGCGGGTGCCGGAGGCCGACACGGAAGCCGTGGCCCCTCTGCAGGACTGTCTGTCCGCTCTGGCCGCGCAGGCCGCCCGCCACGTCCACCTCGCCCAGGAACGGCTGCCCGATCCCTGGGCCGACGACGAGTATCCGGTCCGCCTGCTGACCGACCGGCTCCCGCTGCTCCTGCCCAAGGGCGCGGAGCTGTCCGCGCTGGAGGTCACCGCGCTGATCGCCGGCGTCCTGCTGCACGAGGCGGCCTGGGCCGACCGGCTGAGCCAGGCCGCCGAGTTCCGTCCGTACCGGGTCCGGCGCGACGACCAGGCCGGCGAGCAGCGGCGGCACTACGAGCAGATCACCGAGCACTACCCGCAGATCACCGAGAAGCTCACGGACTGGTACCGGTGGGCGACGCATCCCACGGACGACCGGCACGCCGTCGTGCTGTGGCTGGTGCACCGGTGGATCGAGGAGCGGTTCGCGACCGACGAGGAGGCGGTGCCCGCGGCCCTGGCCGACGGCTTCGTGGCGCGGCTCCTCGACGTGGCGCCGCCCGCGGCGGGCGAGCGGCTCGGCGGCCGGGCGGGAACCCTGTCCGCCGCCCTGCGCGCGGTCGCCGCGGGCCTCGTCCTGGGGGCTCCGCCGGACGATCAGCGGCTGCCGCCGGACCGTCACGTCGTCCGCAGGACACCGTGGCGCCTGCGCGTACGGCCGCTCGCCGCGCTGCTGCGGCTCGCGGGGCTGCTCGCCTTCGACGCGCGATGTCTGCCGGAGGTCCTCGCCGAGCATCTCGCCGTGTCCGATCCGGTGGTGCCGCGCGAGGTGGTCACGGTGCTCCGGGACGCCTTCTGGGACCTCGACCAGGACGGTGACACTCCCTCGTATCTCCATCTGGACGCCGTCTGTCCGCATCCGGCGATCCATGCGGCGCTCGCCTCGGTCGTCGAGGACGCCGACGACCTCGGCTACACGCTGCGGGAGTCGGCCCGCCACCTGCCGCAGGTCGAGGCCGCACTGCTGCGGGGACTCCCCTCGCGGCTGTCCGACCACCGGCTGCGGCCGGACGGCGAGCGCGGCAGGAGCGCCTACGACGTGCCGCTCGCGCGTTTCTCGCTGGCGCAGACGGAGATCCGCCGCCTGCTGATGGGCGAGAAGCTGTACGACGGCGAACCCGAACTCGCCCTGCGGGAGCTGTACCAGAACGCCATGGACGCCTGCCGCTACCGGGAGATGCGCGTCCGCTACCTGCGGGGTCTGGGCAAGGAGCCCGCGCAGTGGGCCGGCCGGATCCGCATCGAGGTGGGCGAGGACGCCAGCGGGCGCTATGTCGAGTGCGTGGACAACGGGGTCGGCATGACCGTCGACCAGCTGAAGAACACGTTCACCCGGGCCGGCCGCCGCTTCGACCAGTCGCACTCCTTCCGCCGGGAGCAGGCCGCGTGGCTGCGCCACGACAGAGCGCTGCGGCTGTACCCCAACAGCCGGTTCGGCATAGGCGTCTTCAGCTATTTCATGCTCGCCGACGAGATGACGATCGTCACCCGGCCGGTCGGGACGGACGGACGCCCGGCGGAGCGGGCGCTGCGGGTCGAGATCCCGGTCAGCGGCAGTCTCTTCCGGGTGCGTGAGGACGACGGGCGCGACGGCGCCGCGCTGCCCGAGGGCGGCACACGGGTCCGGTTGCATCTGCGCCGTGCGGGGGCGCTGGGCGAGGACTCCGCCGTGTCGGTGCTGCGGTCTCTGGTCCTGCTCAGCGAGTTCCGGCTGGAAGTCCGGGGCGAGGACGGCGCCGAGGAGGTCTGGCTTCCCGGACGCCTCAAGTCCGGAGAGGGGCCGCGCGCGGTGTCCGCCGAGTCCGCCCACGAGGCGGTGCCGGGCACGCTGTGGTGGGTCGGGGGCGACGGGGCGATCGTGTGCGACGGGATCGCCACCGACCAGCGGACCTTCGGGTACGTGCTCAATCTGTCGGGCGCGCACGCGGGCGAACTCAGCGTCAACCGCAAGAAGCTGGAGAGCTACGACGTCCGGTGGGCCCGCCGGCAGTTCCGGCAGGGCGCCCACGTGCTGCCCGCCGAGGCGAGGTTGAGCCTGGCCTGGCTGTGGGACATGGAGTCCCGCGAGCCCTCGATCGCGCGCATCCTGTGGAAGGCCTGGCGGGGGCGAGGGGTGCTCGCGTCGGACGGTCACGGCCGGACGGCGAACCTCGACGAGGTCGGCTGGTTCAAGCTGGACGCCTCCTTGAACAGCCGGACGGGGCGACGCGAGCAGGAGACGCTCACGGACATGGTCCGGCCCTGGCGGTCGGCCGCCCTCGGGCCCGAGTACCGGACCCGGAAGGAAGCGGCGCCCCTGTCCCTCGCGGGCCACCCCGTGCCGCAGCCGGGCTGGTCGGACATCGCGGCGAAGGTCGACGGCGACTGGCGCACCGCGGTCCTGGTGGCCCACGAGCAGAAGACGACCGTGGCGGAGGTGCTCCGCGCGGCACGGGGTCTGCGCATCGTGCATCCGCGGCTGGCGGCGCCGGCCGTCCACGGCGGCGGCGACCTGGACTGGAAGCCGGACTTCACCGACTGGTGCGTCGCGACCGGGCTCCTGGGCAGTGAACCCGATCCGCTGGACGGCCTCGCCATCACCGTCTGGGGGCAGCGTCTGCCCAAGCGGCGGGCCGCCGACGAGATCTACTACCGGCACGCGCCCGAGGACCTGTCCGGCATCGCCCGTGCCTCCGCCAAGTACCGCACGCCGCTCGGCGAGCTGGCCGAAGCCTGCGCCCGGTACGCGCCGTTCGTGGAGAGGCCGCTGCCGCCGGCGCCGGACCGCCATCGCGATCACGTCTGCACCGGCGAGGAGCTGAGGCTTCTCTACCTCCAGGAGGACAAGCAGCGCTGGCGCCCGGCCGTTCACCCCTGGGACGTACCGGTGGTGGCCGCCGCGACGGGCCTGGACGCGGGCGAGGTGCGGCGGCGCATGGCCGACTTCGCCTGGCTGGGCCGCCCGGTGCCCGACGCGGTCCTGACCGCCCGGTGGGACGCCGTACCGGCCGAGGTGCTCCCCTTCCTGCGCCACTACGTCGTCCACGGCGCGGACGGCCGCCCTGTGCTGCCGTGGGCGGCCGCCGTCGAACTGGCCGGGGAGTGGGGGATCTCCGTAGGGGAGGCGGAACGCGTACTCGCCCGCGAGGCGAAGTCCGTCGGACTGGTCCACCGCCGGCGCTACACCAAGCGCTCGGCCGCACGGGACCTGGTCCCCTCGCCCGAGACGGGCCAACTCGTACGGTGGCTGCACGACGCGGACATCCGGCTGGAGGGCGGCGTCTCGCTCCGGGACCTCGCGTTCGTCCGCTCCCACCAGACGTCGTGGGAGGAACTGTCCTGGTTCGCGGAGGAGCTGAGGGACGCCGGGGTGGATCTCCCGGACGCGGCAGGCCTGTTGCGGGCCTGGGACGACCTGCCCATGCCCAGCAGATACGCGTTCTCCGGGGAGGATCCCAGCTGGGACGGCGCCGACTATCCCGTGCCGGCGACCTCGGCCGTGCTGTTCACCGGAAGCCAGCGGCTGCGGCAGAAGCTGTCGGTCCTGTGGGACACCGCCCGCCGGGAGGCCCGGAACCTGGGGCTGAGCGCCGATCTCGTGGCCCCGCGTCCGCCCAAGGAGTTGCGGAAGTACAGCCCGAGCTGGGAGGAGACGGCGGCGCTGATCGACCAGGGCCCGCACGAGGAGGTGGACTACGAGTGGTTCGAGACACCGCACTGGGTCCCGCTCACCGCGCGGCGGCTCGTGGACTACGCCCGCGCCCGTCATGTCGGCGTGGGGGCGGCGTACCGGACCCTGGCCCCCCTGCGGGCCGTGGGCGCGCTCGTACCGGAGCTGTCCGGCGAGGCGGTGGCCGCTCTGCCGGACGACGTGCCCACGCTCCACGACGCCGTGGCGGTCGACCCGGCCCATCGCGTCTCCCCGCCCGGATCCCCGCTGCTGCCCCTCGACCTGGTCGGCATCGCCGGCCGTCTCGGCGAGTCGGTACGGCACACCTGGCAACGGCGTGTCACCCCCTACCTCGCCCTGGAGGGGATACCGCCGTCGATCACCGGCGTACCCGACGTCGTACCGGGCTGGCAGGACCTGGCGATCCTCTCCGAGCGCCTCGACGGAAGACTGCCCGCCCTGACCGGCCCGGTACGGCAGGACCGGATCGAGCACTGTGCCCGGGCGGTGGGTGAGCCCCCGGAGTGGGTGCGCCTGCGCCTGGAGCTGTACGCGGACATGTTCGCGCTCCGGTTCGAGCCGAGCCCTTGA
- a CDS encoding MoxR family ATPase, producing the protein MTRFVSHGPDPRDGRIYDLSQELRLAIDVALATDRPLLLSGEPGSGKSSLAPFYARDKHLRYYEHVVTSRTQATDLLWTFDSVRRLGDAQVHRDRLNDGVYVNPGVLWWSLAPESARTRGGLLKDVHRHQPDPLDRFQQEYWTRRAVVLIDEIDKADPDVPNSLLVPLGSQEFTIAETGTPVRRESGVDAPLIVITTNGERQLPQAFLRRCVTFTLPAPTRESLVRIAGLHLEHAGVPLDEQTLALVGALADELIDVRENGRLGRERAPSTAEYLDALRACRALGVRPGDPQWLLVRNLTLVKSPQQEG; encoded by the coding sequence GTGACCAGATTCGTCTCTCATGGGCCAGATCCGCGGGACGGCAGGATCTACGACCTGTCGCAGGAACTCCGGCTCGCGATCGACGTCGCTCTGGCCACCGACCGACCGCTGCTGCTGAGCGGAGAACCGGGATCGGGCAAGTCCTCCCTGGCCCCGTTCTACGCACGCGACAAGCACCTGCGGTACTACGAACACGTCGTCACGTCACGGACCCAGGCCACGGACCTGCTGTGGACGTTCGACAGCGTGCGCAGACTGGGGGACGCCCAAGTGCACCGCGACAGGCTGAACGACGGCGTGTACGTCAACCCCGGTGTCCTGTGGTGGTCGCTCGCCCCCGAGTCCGCCCGTACCCGCGGCGGCCTCCTCAAGGACGTCCACCGGCATCAACCCGACCCGCTGGACCGGTTCCAACAGGAGTACTGGACCAGGAGGGCCGTCGTCCTCATCGACGAGATCGACAAGGCCGACCCGGACGTCCCGAACAGTCTGCTCGTACCGCTGGGCTCGCAGGAGTTCACCATCGCCGAGACCGGAACGCCCGTCCGGCGCGAGTCGGGCGTCGACGCCCCGCTGATCGTCATCACCACCAACGGGGAGCGGCAACTCCCGCAGGCGTTTCTGCGTCGCTGTGTCACGTTCACCCTGCCCGCCCCCACCCGGGAGAGCCTGGTGCGGATCGCAGGGCTGCATCTGGAACACGCGGGCGTGCCGCTGGACGAGCAGACCCTCGCCCTCGTCGGCGCCCTCGCCGACGAGCTCATCGACGTACGAGAGAACGGGCGGCTCGGGCGCGAGCGGGCGCCCAGCACCGCCGAGTACCTGGACGCCCTGCGAGCCTGCCGTGCGCTGGGCGTCCGTCCGGGGGACCCGCAGTGGCTCCTCGTCCGCAATCTGACGCTGGTCAAGTCCCCACAGCAGGAGGGGTGA
- a CDS encoding toll/interleukin-1 receptor domain-containing protein, with amino-acid sequence MGDVFISHSARGDAFAVAVLEKIEEGLRGRAHTPLVDQSDIDPGDEWRPRLVHWLARCDAAVVLLNEAALRSHWVRREVNILMWRRALGAPLLVVPVLLDGLTTGAVKKAGLEELRPIQFARTAQGDQQDAESLADQVLGRFARLPRAAAGKDPMSSWLDRLAVYLSEARKQPKLLAEAARELGAEQDFRAHVAAQHGDCLFLAQQFLVAPPERMEKALDVLAPSLQDQTIRRLTGALTATWVNEEAARSALPAPDKPPREMTLLLNAFSHGTAEQYIRRATCNAIHGFETKSVGSLPTGEDRVGERFRTWEDAVWKEFFDADTEEERMFPKDLTTRTHYLVINEFRPPDAEFAEAVNLLHRAFSWLIVLVTTGTATPDDQVRSAFKNAVVLEPLLTAEDEKTAKLRGKRLRQLPDLLAGTY; translated from the coding sequence GTGGGGGACGTGTTCATCAGTCACAGCGCCCGGGGCGACGCGTTCGCCGTGGCCGTTCTCGAGAAGATCGAGGAAGGTCTCCGGGGCAGGGCCCACACCCCGCTCGTGGACCAGTCGGACATCGACCCGGGCGACGAGTGGCGGCCCCGGCTCGTCCACTGGCTCGCCCGCTGCGACGCGGCCGTCGTGCTGCTCAACGAGGCGGCCCTGCGATCCCACTGGGTGCGGCGCGAGGTCAACATCCTCATGTGGCGCAGGGCGCTCGGCGCACCCCTGCTCGTGGTGCCCGTACTGCTGGACGGCCTCACGACCGGGGCCGTGAAGAAGGCGGGCCTGGAGGAGCTTCGGCCGATCCAGTTCGCGCGCACCGCGCAGGGCGACCAGCAGGATGCCGAGAGCCTCGCCGACCAGGTACTGGGACGCTTCGCCCGGCTCCCCCGGGCGGCCGCGGGCAAGGACCCGATGAGCAGTTGGCTCGACCGGCTGGCCGTGTATCTGTCCGAGGCCCGGAAGCAGCCGAAGCTACTGGCCGAGGCCGCGAGGGAGCTCGGAGCCGAGCAGGACTTCCGTGCGCACGTCGCCGCTCAGCACGGCGACTGCCTCTTCCTGGCCCAGCAATTCCTCGTGGCCCCTCCCGAGCGGATGGAGAAGGCCCTCGACGTCCTTGCTCCGTCCCTTCAGGACCAGACCATCCGCCGGTTGACCGGCGCGCTGACCGCCACCTGGGTCAACGAGGAGGCCGCCCGCAGCGCCCTCCCGGCCCCGGACAAGCCGCCGCGGGAGATGACCCTCCTGCTCAACGCCTTTTCGCACGGCACGGCCGAACAGTACATACGCCGGGCCACGTGCAACGCCATCCACGGCTTCGAGACGAAGTCGGTCGGAAGCCTGCCCACGGGCGAGGACCGGGTCGGTGAGCGGTTCCGCACATGGGAGGACGCGGTGTGGAAGGAGTTCTTCGACGCCGACACCGAGGAGGAGCGGATGTTCCCGAAGGACCTCACCACCCGCACCCACTACCTCGTCATCAACGAGTTCCGCCCACCCGACGCCGAATTCGCCGAAGCCGTCAACCTGCTCCACCGCGCCTTCTCCTGGCTGATCGTCCTGGTGACCACCGGTACCGCGACACCCGACGACCAGGTCCGGAGCGCCTTCAAGAACGCGGTTGTGCTGGAACCCCTGCTCACCGCGGAGGACGAGAAGACGGCGAAGCTCCGCGGCAAACGCCTCAGACAACTGCCCGACCTCCTCGCCGGCACGTACTAG
- a CDS encoding FMN-binding protein, translating to MHTLRKNRPLRRIALASAATVSGMVLLLSLKPHTTPTVAGLATSPAPSSSSGSSGSSSSSGTSSGATGSTGSATGTRTVTGDSVQTRYGPVQVRVTLKNGKLTDVTALAYPQENPRDQQINAYAVPQLTREALTAQSADIDTVSGATYTSEGYRESLQSALDSAGG from the coding sequence TTGCACACGTTGAGGAAGAACCGTCCGCTGCGCCGCATCGCGTTGGCGAGCGCCGCGACCGTCTCCGGCATGGTGCTGCTGCTGTCGCTGAAGCCGCACACGACGCCGACCGTCGCCGGACTCGCGACCTCTCCGGCGCCGTCCAGCAGCTCCGGCAGCTCCGGCAGCTCCAGCAGCTCCGGCACGTCGAGCGGAGCGACCGGCTCGACCGGATCGGCCACCGGCACCCGGACCGTCACCGGGGACTCCGTCCAGACCCGCTACGGCCCCGTCCAGGTCCGCGTCACGCTGAAGAACGGGAAGCTCACCGACGTCACCGCCCTCGCCTACCCGCAGGAGAACCCGAGAGACCAGCAGATCAACGCCTACGCCGTCCCCCAGCTGACCAGAGAGGCGCTCACCGCCCAGAGCGCCGACATCGACACGGTCTCCGGAGCCACGTACACCAGCGAGGGCTACCGCGAGTCGCTCCAGTCGGCACTGGACTCGGCCGGCGGCTGA
- a CDS encoding ferredoxin reductase family protein, translating into MTTAYAQRRAAPSPPAPPAPTRSPAGPLLAVLWGGAAALIALWWHDTGSVVGAAGWLTGAGRIAGLLCGYACAVLVGLMARVPLLERRIGADRVTRWHAMAGRYTVCLLAAHVVLILLGYSAQDGSSFLDETLTVVLDYPEMLKATAGAVILFAVGLVSARAVRRRVSHEFWYYLHLLTYAAVFLSFGHQLALGSDFIGSQSAQAVWYALYLGVAALVAWFRILAPVRLNLRHRLRVDSVHKEAPGVYSVVVRGRRLDEMGARPGQFLRWRFLTEGMRWTSTPYSLSAPPRPDLLRITVKALGDHSAAVPLLRPGTRVWAEGPYGALTADRRTAHKSLLIAGGVGITPLRALFETLPGDVTLLYRARTAEDLALGGELEAVARWRGAKVLYALNGPDGRRPDLTAQSLRAAVPDLDAHDVYLCGPHGFAQDLYEALRTAGVPDRRIHHESFEL; encoded by the coding sequence ATGACGACGGCGTACGCGCAACGAAGGGCCGCCCCCTCGCCTCCCGCGCCTCCTGCACCGACGCGCTCCCCCGCCGGCCCCCTCCTCGCCGTCCTGTGGGGCGGGGCCGCCGCCTTGATCGCCCTGTGGTGGCACGACACGGGGTCGGTCGTGGGCGCCGCGGGCTGGCTGACGGGCGCGGGGCGGATCGCGGGACTGCTGTGCGGATACGCCTGCGCCGTCCTCGTCGGTCTGATGGCCCGCGTCCCGCTCCTGGAGCGGCGGATCGGGGCGGACCGGGTGACGCGCTGGCACGCGATGGCAGGCCGCTACACGGTCTGTCTGCTGGCGGCCCACGTCGTGCTGATCCTGCTCGGGTACTCCGCCCAGGACGGCTCCTCGTTCCTGGACGAGACGCTCACCGTGGTCCTGGACTACCCGGAGATGCTCAAGGCCACCGCCGGCGCCGTCATCCTGTTCGCGGTCGGGCTCGTCTCGGCCCGCGCGGTGCGCCGTCGGGTGAGCCACGAGTTCTGGTACTACCTGCACCTGCTCACGTACGCGGCCGTCTTCCTCTCCTTCGGCCACCAGCTCGCCCTGGGGTCCGACTTCATCGGCAGCCAGTCCGCCCAGGCCGTCTGGTACGCGCTGTACCTGGGCGTCGCGGCCCTGGTGGCGTGGTTCCGGATCCTCGCCCCGGTACGGCTCAACCTGCGTCACCGGCTACGGGTCGACTCCGTGCACAAGGAGGCGCCGGGCGTGTACTCCGTCGTCGTGCGGGGCCGTCGGCTGGACGAGATGGGTGCGCGGCCGGGGCAGTTCCTGCGCTGGCGGTTCCTCACCGAGGGCATGCGCTGGACCTCCACGCCGTACTCCCTGTCGGCGCCGCCGCGCCCGGACCTGCTGCGCATCACCGTCAAGGCGCTCGGCGACCACAGCGCCGCCGTCCCCCTGCTGCGGCCCGGCACCCGCGTGTGGGCGGAGGGCCCCTACGGCGCGCTGACCGCCGACCGACGGACCGCGCACAAGTCCCTGCTGATCGCGGGCGGGGTCGGCATCACCCCGCTACGCGCCCTGTTCGAGACGCTGCCCGGCGACGTCACCCTCCTCTACCGCGCCCGCACCGCCGAGGACCTCGCCCTCGGCGGCGAGCTGGAGGCCGTCGCCCGGTGGCGCGGCGCGAAGGTGCTCTACGCGCTCAACGGCCCGGACGGCCGGCGCCCGGACCTAACGGCCCAGTCCCTGCGCGCGGCCGTGCCCGACCTGGACGCCCACGACGTGTACCTGTGCGGCCCGCACGGCTTCGCACAGGACCTGTACGAGGCGCTGCGCACCGCCGGGGTCCCGGACCGCCGCATCCACCACGAGTCCTTCGAGCTGTGA
- a CDS encoding response regulator transcription factor, whose amino-acid sequence MNTPRPRGSGRPALTRTDGAPLRVLVVDDDPDLAEVLSGALRYEGWEVRTAGDGVSAVAEARELLPDAVVLDVMLPDTDGFAVLRSLHAVRPDVCVLFLTARDAVEDRIAGITAGGDDYVTKPFSLEEVVARLRGLLRRAGMARQAEDGPRLTVGDLVMDEEAREVTRGGELVELSPTEFELLRLLMRNPRRVLSKAQILDRVWSYDFGGQAHVVELYISYLRKKVDAGRPPMIHTVRGAGYVLKPAAR is encoded by the coding sequence ATGAACACTCCCCGCCCCCGCGGCTCCGGCCGCCCCGCGCTGACCCGGACCGACGGCGCCCCGCTCCGGGTCCTCGTCGTCGACGACGACCCCGATCTCGCGGAGGTGCTCTCGGGCGCCCTGCGCTACGAGGGCTGGGAGGTGCGCACGGCGGGCGACGGCGTCTCGGCCGTCGCCGAGGCGCGCGAGCTGCTGCCCGACGCCGTCGTCCTCGACGTCATGCTCCCGGACACCGACGGCTTCGCCGTGCTGCGCTCGCTGCACGCCGTGCGCCCCGACGTGTGCGTGCTCTTCCTGACCGCGCGCGACGCCGTCGAGGACCGCATCGCGGGCATCACGGCGGGCGGCGACGACTACGTGACGAAACCGTTCAGCCTGGAGGAGGTCGTCGCCCGGCTGCGCGGACTGCTGCGCCGCGCCGGCATGGCCCGGCAGGCGGAGGACGGGCCGCGGCTGACCGTCGGCGACCTGGTCATGGACGAGGAGGCCCGCGAGGTCACCCGCGGCGGCGAACTGGTCGAGCTGTCCCCGACGGAGTTCGAACTGCTGCGCCTGCTCATGCGCAACCCGCGACGTGTGCTCAGCAAGGCGCAGATCCTCGACCGCGTCTGGTCCTACGACTTCGGCGGGCAGGCCCACGTCGTCGAGCTGTACATCTCCTACCTGCGCAAGAAGGTGGACGCGGGCCGCCCGCCCATGATCCACACCGTGCGGGGCGCCGGATACGTGCTCAAGCCGGCGGCCCGGTGA